Proteins encoded within one genomic window of Gloeobacter kilaueensis JS1:
- a CDS encoding integrin alpha: MRLADRVSLGLLTCSRLVRPYLTRGWSSWLSISLGLCGCAALPVVQAASAAAQSAAATRSAGFVIDGSQPGDNSGESVRQAGDVNGDGIPDLIVGAIFASPNGRSFAGRSYVVFGKRNGQPIELSGLESGSSKAGFAINGSQPGDQSGDSVSGAGDINGDGLADLIVGAPDASPNGHNRAGRSYVVFGKRNNQPVELAALDNGTSQAGFVIDGSQANDYSGVSVSSAGDINGDGIPDLIVGALGASPDGRAGAGRSYVVFGKHDSQSVELSSLEDGTSQAGFVIDGSQPSDASGVAVDGAGDVNGDGIPDLIVGAFLADPGGHATAGRSYVVFGKHDSQSVELSSLEDGTGQAGFVIDGSQVEDHSGISVGGAGDVNGDGLADLVVGTNPEQGAGRSYVIFGKSALQPVELADIDNGTSQAGFVIDGSQPFDRAGSAVGGAGDVNGDGLADVIVGAPGADPASQSSAGRSYVVFGKTNSQPVQLSGIDTGSNRAGFVIDGSQANDNSGTSVSGAGDVNGDGLADVIVGAPGADPAGQSSAGRSYVVFGKRNSKPVELSGLKATSPAP, encoded by the coding sequence ATGAGACTTGCTGATCGAGTATCGCTTGGACTATTGACCTGCAGCCGCCTGGTTCGTCCCTACCTGACACGCGGATGGTCGAGCTGGTTGAGTATCTCGTTGGGCCTCTGCGGGTGCGCTGCATTGCCGGTTGTCCAGGCTGCCTCTGCTGCTGCCCAGAGTGCTGCGGCAACCAGAAGTGCAGGCTTTGTCATCGACGGCAGTCAGCCAGGTGATAACTCGGGGGAGTCTGTCAGGCAAGCGGGAGATGTCAACGGTGACGGCATACCGGATCTGATTGTTGGCGCTATCTTTGCTTCGCCGAATGGTCGCAGCTTTGCGGGTCGCAGCTACGTGGTCTTCGGCAAGCGCAATGGCCAACCGATCGAACTGAGCGGCCTCGAAAGCGGCAGCAGCAAAGCAGGCTTCGCAATCAACGGCAGCCAGCCGGGCGACCAGTCCGGCGATTCGGTCAGCGGTGCAGGAGATATCAATGGCGATGGACTCGCCGATCTGATCGTTGGGGCTCCCGATGCCTCCCCGAATGGCCACAATCGGGCTGGTCGCAGCTATGTTGTCTTCGGCAAGCGCAACAATCAACCGGTGGAATTGGCGGCCCTCGATAACGGTACCAGCCAGGCGGGCTTCGTCATCGACGGTAGTCAGGCGAACGATTACTCCGGCGTTTCTGTCAGCAGCGCAGGGGATATCAACGGCGATGGCATTCCGGACCTGATTGTCGGGGCTCTCGGTGCCTCCCCGGATGGGCGTGCGGGTGCCGGTCGCAGTTACGTGGTCTTTGGCAAGCACGACAGCCAATCTGTCGAACTGAGCAGCCTCGAAGATGGCACCAGCCAGGCGGGCTTTGTCATCGACGGCAGCCAGCCCTCCGACGCGTCCGGTGTTGCTGTCGATGGGGCCGGGGATGTCAACGGCGATGGCATTCCGGACCTGATTGTCGGAGCGTTCCTGGCCGATCCAGGTGGACATGCCACTGCCGGTCGCAGCTACGTGGTCTTTGGCAAGCACGATAGCCAATCTGTCGAACTGAGCAGCCTCGAAGATGGCACCGGTCAGGCGGGCTTCGTCATCGACGGCAGCCAGGTGGAGGATCATTCTGGCATCTCCGTCGGTGGGGCAGGGGATGTCAATGGAGATGGACTGGCGGATCTCGTCGTTGGAACCAACCCCGAACAGGGGGCCGGTCGCAGCTATGTGATCTTTGGCAAGTCCGCTCTCCAGCCAGTGGAGCTGGCAGACATCGACAACGGTACCAGCCAGGCAGGCTTCGTCATCGACGGCAGCCAGCCATTTGATCGCGCCGGTAGTGCCGTCGGTGGGGCAGGGGACGTCAACGGCGACGGACTGGCCGATGTCATCGTTGGGGCTCCCGGTGCCGACCCGGCAAGCCAGTCCTCGGCGGGCCGCAGCTACGTGGTCTTTGGCAAGACCAACAGCCAACCAGTGCAACTGAGCGGCATCGACACCGGCAGCAATCGGGCCGGCTTCGTCATCGACGGCAGCCAGGCAAACGATAATTCCGGCACTTCTGTGAGTGGGGCAGGGGATGTCAACGGCGACGGACTGGCCGATGTCATCGTTGGGGCTCCCGGTGCCGACCCGGCAGGCCAGTCCTCGGCGGGCCGCAGCTACGTGGTCTTTGGCAAGCGCAACAGCAAACCAGTCGAATTGTCCGGCCTGAAAGCTACCAGTCCTGCCCCCTGA
- a CDS encoding carotenoid biosynthesis protein produces the protein MLIASHIAAMGFGLYGLVILPRSPEFLATMPPQGVAIMTFGMAHGGALYIVLGALAVAIYGCQLLGLRKLLLFLVPAFCLSLASELLGTSTGFPFGAYAYTELLGPKVMGLVPFVIPLSWFYMGLVCYLLARGVFGEARGVLGTVGPLLLGAWFLTAWDLVLDPAMAVADPKFWIWQQQGPFFGMPLQNFAGWFGTGLLFMSVARWAWRSNPPAPATGRLTVPMVIYVANITFSSVLSIGAGLFIPVLIGLVLGLLPVLWAWWCSAAQTTAPRLSQVAE, from the coding sequence ATGCTGATCGCATCGCACATCGCTGCGATGGGTTTTGGTCTATATGGGCTTGTCATCCTGCCGCGTTCGCCAGAATTTCTTGCGACTATGCCCCCGCAGGGCGTAGCGATCATGACCTTCGGCATGGCCCACGGCGGTGCACTCTACATCGTGTTGGGGGCGCTGGCCGTGGCCATCTACGGCTGTCAACTGCTGGGATTACGCAAGTTACTGCTCTTTTTGGTACCGGCGTTTTGCCTGTCGCTCGCCAGCGAGCTTTTGGGTACGAGCACCGGTTTTCCTTTTGGTGCCTACGCCTACACCGAACTGTTGGGCCCAAAGGTGATGGGGCTGGTGCCTTTTGTCATTCCGCTGTCGTGGTTTTATATGGGTCTGGTCTGCTACCTGCTGGCGCGGGGCGTCTTCGGCGAGGCGCGGGGCGTGCTGGGCACAGTCGGGCCGCTGCTTCTGGGAGCCTGGTTTCTCACCGCCTGGGATCTGGTGCTCGATCCGGCGATGGCGGTGGCCGATCCCAAGTTCTGGATCTGGCAGCAGCAGGGGCCATTTTTTGGAATGCCGCTGCAGAACTTTGCCGGCTGGTTCGGCACGGGCCTCCTTTTTATGAGCGTGGCGCGCTGGGCCTGGCGGAGCAATCCCCCCGCCCCGGCAACGGGCAGGCTCACGGTACCGATGGTGATCTACGTCGCCAACATCACCTTCTCGTCGGTATTGAGCATCGGGGCCGGGCTTTTTATCCCCGTGCTCATCGGTCTGGTTCTGGGGCTGTTGCCGGTGCTCTGGGCCTGGTGGTGCAGCGCTGCTCAGACAACCGCACCGCGACTGAGCCAGGTGGCCGAGTGA
- a CDS encoding tocopherol cyclase family protein: MPVPPPALTTPHAGYHWPGGLLLSRARPFFEGWYYRVSLPEVGESFAFMYAIAEPAGGGATSGGFAQILAPGDERLYHLFDEVRGFWAEPDRLALGHSEPALPQPGLIDPARFASEVQLGYQATATLNQGVLKDAAWCYRIEPVAGWGRPGRPEATMGWLSYLPVFEPGWQILMAHGRATGWIEWRGARYSFEDAPAYGEKNWGGAFPKKWFWVQANAFEADPEAALIAGGGRRGFLWREESVAMVGLYHGGRFYRFLPEDGHLRCAVTPWGRWQIEAVSERYRIEVSGTAARDDGIELLAPTATGAHFVCRDTLKGSVQVRLSRRWGTRAVLFEGSTRLGGLETGGGPWEGEWQFRC, from the coding sequence ATGCCGGTACCACCTCCTGCGCTCACCACTCCCCACGCCGGTTATCACTGGCCGGGCGGCCTGCTGCTTTCCAGGGCACGGCCTTTCTTCGAGGGCTGGTACTACCGGGTGAGCCTGCCGGAGGTGGGCGAGTCCTTCGCTTTTATGTACGCGATCGCCGAACCGGCGGGTGGAGGGGCCACCAGCGGCGGCTTTGCCCAGATCCTCGCTCCGGGCGACGAGCGCCTCTATCATCTTTTTGACGAGGTAAGAGGCTTCTGGGCCGAGCCGGACCGGCTCGCCCTCGGCCACAGCGAACCCGCTCTGCCGCAGCCGGGCCTGATCGATCCGGCCCGCTTCGCATCTGAGGTGCAGCTGGGCTACCAGGCGACAGCGACGCTCAACCAGGGCGTACTCAAAGATGCCGCCTGGTGCTACCGGATCGAGCCTGTAGCCGGCTGGGGGCGGCCCGGACGGCCAGAGGCGACGATGGGCTGGCTTTCGTACCTGCCGGTCTTTGAACCGGGCTGGCAGATTCTGATGGCCCACGGGCGGGCCACAGGCTGGATCGAGTGGCGGGGAGCACGCTACAGCTTTGAGGACGCCCCCGCCTACGGCGAGAAGAACTGGGGCGGTGCCTTTCCTAAAAAATGGTTCTGGGTGCAGGCAAACGCCTTTGAGGCGGATCCGGAGGCGGCTTTAATTGCTGGAGGGGGCAGGCGCGGCTTTCTGTGGCGCGAGGAATCGGTGGCGATGGTCGGCCTCTACCACGGCGGGCGCTTCTACCGGTTTTTGCCGGAGGACGGCCACCTGCGCTGTGCGGTCACCCCCTGGGGGCGGTGGCAGATCGAGGCAGTTTCAGAGCGCTACCGCATCGAGGTGAGCGGCACCGCCGCGAGGGACGATGGCATTGAACTGTTGGCACCGACGGCGACGGGAGCACATTTCGTCTGCCGCGATACCCTCAAAGGAAGCGTGCAGGTGCGACTGAGCCGCCGCTGGGGAACGCGGGCGGTGCTCTTCGAGGGCAGCACCCGGCTGGGGGGTCTGGAGACGGGCGGCGGCCCCTGGGAGGGCGAATGGCAGTTTCGTTGTTGA
- the recN gene encoding DNA repair protein RecN: MLTHLRIENFALIDSLALDFAGGLNVLTGETGAGKSIILDALDAVLGGKVSAGQVRSGAQRAVIEATFVMSGALAEWLAGQQIDPLGDELVVVREISGKTSRARINGVLVNQAVLRELREGLLEITAQGQSLQLEKPEVQLELLDNYAGATPQREQVRQAYESLQKRRADLARKKALREEQSRQLDLFRFQYEELSKADLDDPLEEEQLLAERSRLAHAVELQQNSQKLYELLYEGAGGGESAVTDLLGQASDLLVQMCEFDASLTSFSEMIDSALVQVQECARAINRYGEQVESDPEALQSVEKRLRLLKNLRQKYGPTLANVIARYQQLERDLALIEGGEESLEAEQQLLEGELARATELATELTRARTRAAKRLQSDLVRELAPLGMQKVRFAVEVEAARLTASGADRVIFLWSPNPGEPLAALTETASGGEMARFLLALKACLGAADHIGTLVFDEIDIGVSGRVAQAVAEKLLQLGSSHQVLCVTHQPLVAAMADNHYRVRKLVQSEDGEERTVVRVEVLSRTEARRDELAQLVSGQAAAEALEFASALLAEADRRRTHR; this comes from the coding sequence ATGCTGACGCACCTGCGAATCGAAAACTTCGCCCTGATCGATAGCCTTGCCCTCGATTTTGCGGGTGGCCTGAACGTGCTCACCGGCGAGACCGGGGCGGGCAAGTCGATCATCCTCGATGCCCTCGATGCCGTACTCGGTGGCAAGGTGAGTGCTGGCCAGGTGCGCTCCGGTGCCCAGCGCGCCGTGATCGAGGCCACCTTTGTGATGAGTGGGGCACTGGCTGAGTGGCTCGCCGGGCAGCAGATCGATCCGCTGGGGGACGAACTGGTGGTCGTGCGCGAGATCAGCGGTAAGACCAGCCGGGCACGGATCAACGGCGTGCTCGTCAACCAGGCGGTGCTGAGGGAGTTGCGCGAGGGACTGCTCGAAATCACCGCCCAGGGCCAATCGCTGCAGCTCGAAAAGCCAGAAGTGCAGCTGGAATTATTGGACAACTACGCCGGGGCCACCCCCCAGCGCGAACAGGTCCGCCAGGCATACGAGTCGCTGCAGAAGCGCCGCGCCGATCTGGCCCGCAAAAAAGCCCTGCGCGAAGAACAAAGTCGCCAGCTCGATTTGTTTCGCTTTCAGTACGAAGAACTATCGAAGGCGGATCTCGACGATCCGCTCGAAGAGGAGCAATTGCTGGCCGAGCGCTCCCGCCTCGCCCACGCTGTCGAGCTGCAGCAAAATAGCCAGAAGCTCTACGAACTACTTTACGAAGGGGCAGGTGGCGGTGAATCTGCCGTCACCGACCTGCTCGGGCAGGCGTCGGATCTGCTGGTCCAGATGTGCGAGTTCGATGCCAGCCTGACGTCCTTCAGCGAGATGATCGATAGCGCCCTGGTGCAGGTGCAGGAGTGTGCCAGGGCGATCAACCGCTACGGCGAGCAGGTCGAATCGGACCCCGAAGCGCTCCAGTCCGTCGAAAAGCGCCTGCGGCTCCTCAAGAACCTCCGCCAGAAGTACGGGCCGACCCTCGCCAATGTGATTGCCCGCTACCAGCAACTGGAGCGGGATCTGGCCCTGATCGAGGGAGGTGAAGAAAGCCTGGAGGCCGAGCAGCAGCTTCTGGAGGGGGAGCTGGCGCGGGCGACTGAACTGGCCACCGAGTTGACCCGCGCCCGCACCAGAGCGGCCAAACGGCTGCAAAGCGATCTGGTGCGCGAACTGGCCCCACTCGGGATGCAGAAGGTGCGCTTCGCCGTCGAGGTCGAAGCGGCTCGGCTCACCGCCAGCGGCGCGGACCGGGTGATCTTTTTGTGGAGCCCGAATCCGGGCGAACCGCTCGCTGCCCTTACCGAAACTGCCTCCGGCGGCGAGATGGCCCGCTTCTTACTCGCCCTCAAAGCCTGCCTGGGAGCAGCAGATCATATCGGTACCCTCGTCTTCGATGAGATAGACATCGGTGTATCCGGGCGGGTGGCCCAGGCCGTCGCCGAAAAACTGCTCCAGTTGGGCAGCTCCCACCAGGTGCTCTGCGTCACCCACCAGCCGCTGGTGGCGGCAATGGCCGACAACCATTACCGGGTGCGCAAGCTGGTCCAGTCCGAAGACGGCGAGGAGCGCACGGTGGTCCGGGTCGAAGTCTTGAGCCGCACCGAGGCCCGCCGCGATGAGCTGGCCCAACTGGTGAGCGGTCAGGCTGCTGCCGAAGCCCTTGAATTTGCCTCGGCGCTGCTCGCTGAGGCCGACCGCCGCCGCACCCACCGCTAA
- a CDS encoding pentapeptide repeat-containing protein has protein sequence MCIDKFIKWLNIDFQNYQKQVPQTRTILNAQELLERYASGERLLRVYLKQVDLRGVNLSGADLSSSKFEQVDLRGANLAGTLFRYANLKTLCIDETTQIDAKWRTVWEIVNHPLVGRELAGADLSYSSIKKATLTKANLTGANLSDAFLEESDLQEANLDCANLSGAYLNGSNFRGATLWGANCRETKLFDACLKDADLRDVDFRDSYFSGADLRGADMRGANIEGAHNLEDETLLSGAIMPDGTVCP, from the coding sequence ATGTGTATCGACAAATTTATTAAGTGGCTGAACATTGATTTCCAAAATTACCAGAAGCAAGTGCCACAGACCCGCACAATTCTAAATGCACAAGAGCTGCTTGAACGTTATGCCAGCGGAGAACGTTTACTTCGTGTCTATTTGAAGCAAGTAGATCTAAGAGGCGTGAATCTTAGCGGAGCCGACCTAAGTAGCTCTAAGTTCGAGCAGGTCGATTTGCGCGGAGCCAATCTTGCGGGCACGTTATTTAGATATGCCAACTTGAAAACACTCTGTATAGACGAGACTACGCAGATAGATGCCAAGTGGAGAACAGTTTGGGAGATTGTCAATCATCCTCTTGTTGGGCGCGAACTAGCTGGAGCAGACCTTTCCTACAGTTCGATTAAAAAAGCTACTCTGACAAAAGCTAACTTAACTGGAGCAAATTTAAGTGATGCTTTTTTAGAGGAATCTGACTTACAGGAAGCGAATCTGGATTGCGCGAACCTGAGCGGAGCCTATTTGAACGGTAGCAACTTCCGTGGTGCTACTTTATGGGGTGCGAACTGTCGGGAGACAAAACTATTTGACGCTTGTCTCAAAGATGCAGACCTGCGTGACGTGGACTTTCGCGACAGCTACTTCTCAGGGGCAGACTTGCGAGGTGCTGATATGCGTGGTGCAAATATCGAAGGCGCGCATAATTTAGAAGATGAGACTCTGCTTTCAGGAGCGATTATGCCCGATGGCACGGTTTGTCCTTGA
- a CDS encoding VOC family protein translates to MNLEFAWVELFVDEARPLCDRLWSQMGFQVNGLYEDGCTRSFALLNGAVLLVVSEALTAASPVRRYLEQHPQGVGDVAFLSEALPTAAPVLLGRLPGTWQITSPAGITHTFLSDLSALPPGFVPQQGSLRATDLAAIDHVVLNLDVAQFESVLDWYQRVLQLQPDRYFEIATRRSALKSWVLTSPNHRVRLPLNAPLTANSQVSEFLVAHRGAGVQHVALRTPDIARTVAAARAGGMRFLDAPAVYYDNLPPRPDLGGLDLERLQQLHILVDRDEKGASILQIFTRPIFAEPTLFFEYIERQDDALGFGEGNFQSLFEAIEKEQRSRGTLGS, encoded by the coding sequence ATGAACCTCGAATTTGCCTGGGTCGAATTGTTCGTAGACGAAGCCCGGCCCCTGTGCGATCGACTCTGGTCGCAGATGGGGTTTCAGGTCAATGGCCTCTACGAAGATGGCTGCACCCGCAGCTTTGCCCTGCTCAACGGTGCCGTCCTGCTCGTCGTCAGCGAAGCGCTCACAGCGGCAAGTCCCGTCCGGCGCTACCTCGAACAGCACCCCCAGGGCGTGGGCGATGTCGCCTTTTTGTCTGAAGCGCTGCCCACCGCCGCCCCCGTTCTGCTGGGCCGCCTTCCCGGTACCTGGCAGATCACTTCGCCTGCCGGGATCACCCACACTTTTTTAAGCGATCTTTCCGCCCTGCCGCCGGGCTTTGTACCGCAGCAAGGAAGCCTGCGGGCAACGGATCTAGCGGCCATCGACCACGTCGTACTCAACCTGGATGTCGCCCAATTCGAGAGTGTTCTGGACTGGTACCAGAGGGTGCTCCAGCTTCAGCCAGACCGCTACTTCGAGATCGCCACCCGCCGCTCGGCGCTCAAAAGCTGGGTGCTCACCAGCCCCAACCACCGCGTCCGCCTGCCGCTCAATGCTCCGCTGACGGCTAACTCGCAGGTGAGCGAGTTTCTTGTGGCCCATCGCGGCGCTGGTGTCCAGCACGTCGCCCTGCGCACGCCGGATATCGCAAGGACCGTCGCCGCTGCCCGCGCCGGGGGGATGCGCTTTCTGGACGCCCCCGCCGTCTACTACGACAACCTCCCCCCGCGCCCGGACCTGGGGGGACTCGATCTTGAGCGCCTGCAGCAGTTGCACATCCTGGTCGATCGCGACGAAAAAGGCGCGAGCATCCTGCAGATCTTCACCCGGCCCATCTTCGCTGAACCGACTCTCTTTTTTGAGTACATCGAGCGGCAGGACGATGCCCTGGGCTTCGGCGAGGGCAACTTTCAGTCGCTCTTCGAGGCGATCGAAAAAGAACAGCGCTCGCGCGGTACCCTCGGTTCCTGA
- a CDS encoding methyltransferase domain-containing protein, with product MIERKGLNEGIRRFYDASSGLWEEVWGEHMHHGYWEAGEQTKDRRLAQVDLIVRLIDWAAIGTPTSILDVGCGIGGSSLYLAERFGAQVRGITLSPVQCARAQVRAAERGLQAQAQFSVADAHQLPFADASFDLVWSLESGEHMADKAQFLGECYRVLKPGGQLLFVTWCCRHGELTAREQSWLAAIYRIYHLPYILSIESYADLLVKSGFQGVQQANWSERVARFWSLVIDSALDPAVFLKVIAQGPEVIKGALAMQLMRRAYAKNLLRFGVFTAYKGTGR from the coding sequence GTGATCGAACGCAAAGGACTCAACGAGGGCATCCGCCGGTTCTACGACGCCTCCTCCGGCCTCTGGGAAGAGGTCTGGGGCGAGCACATGCACCACGGTTACTGGGAAGCAGGGGAGCAGACCAAGGACCGGCGGTTGGCCCAGGTGGATCTCATCGTGCGCCTCATCGACTGGGCGGCGATTGGCACTCCCACTTCGATCCTCGATGTCGGCTGCGGCATCGGTGGCAGCAGCCTGTACCTTGCCGAGCGCTTCGGAGCACAGGTCCGGGGGATCACCCTCAGTCCCGTTCAGTGTGCCAGGGCACAGGTGCGCGCAGCCGAGCGCGGCCTGCAGGCGCAGGCGCAATTTAGCGTCGCGGACGCCCACCAGTTGCCCTTCGCCGACGCCTCCTTCGATCTGGTCTGGTCGCTTGAAAGTGGCGAGCACATGGCTGACAAGGCCCAGTTTTTGGGCGAATGCTACCGGGTGCTCAAACCCGGTGGTCAGTTGCTCTTTGTCACCTGGTGCTGCCGCCACGGAGAACTCACGGCCCGCGAGCAGAGCTGGCTTGCCGCCATCTACCGGATCTACCACCTGCCCTACATCCTCTCGATCGAAAGTTACGCCGATCTGCTCGTAAAGAGCGGCTTTCAAGGAGTGCAGCAGGCGAACTGGTCCGAGCGGGTAGCGCGCTTCTGGTCGCTTGTGATCGATTCAGCGCTCGACCCGGCGGTGTTCTTAAAAGTGATCGCCCAGGGACCAGAAGTGATCAAGGGGGCGCTCGCGATGCAGCTGATGCGGCGGGCCTACGCAAAGAATCTGCTGCGCTTCGGGGTGTTCACCGCCTACAAAGGAACGGGCCGATGA
- a CDS encoding pentapeptide repeat-containing protein, with translation MCIDKLLEWLNIDFQPSGPKLHTVRSAKELLEWYARGERFIHVYLKRVDLRGVDLPGIDLSGSTLQHVDLRGANLTGAKFDYVVLSRIQIDETTQLDTKWRTIWEIVNHPLIGRNLVEADLSNSVFAGATLANANLEGASLRNSSLESTNLQEANLQDADLREANADSANLCGANLRGANCQETKFFAAFLNNADLRGTDLRNCNLVDADLRGANMQGANIEGAIMDDALLSGATLPDGTVCP, from the coding sequence GTGTGCATAGACAAGCTACTTGAGTGGCTAAACATTGATTTCCAGCCGTCAGGGCCAAAGCTGCATACAGTGAGGAGTGCGAAGGAGCTGCTCGAGTGGTATGCCCGTGGAGAACGCTTCATACACGTTTATCTAAAGCGAGTAGACCTGAGAGGTGTGGATCTGCCTGGAATTGACCTGAGTGGCTCTACACTCCAGCATGTCGATTTGCGGGGAGCCAACCTCACGGGTGCGAAGTTCGACTATGTAGTCTTGAGCAGAATACAGATTGATGAGACCACACAATTAGACACTAAGTGGCGGACGATTTGGGAGATTGTCAATCACCCTCTTATTGGTCGGAATCTAGTTGAGGCTGACCTTTCCAACAGTGTATTTGCTGGGGCCACTTTGGCAAACGCTAATCTCGAAGGCGCGAGTCTACGCAATTCTTCTTTAGAGAGTACCAATTTACAAGAAGCGAATCTGCAGGATGCAGACCTTCGTGAGGCAAATGCGGACAGTGCTAACTTGTGTGGTGCCAACTTGAGAGGTGCGAATTGTCAGGAGACAAAATTTTTTGCTGCCTTTCTGAACAATGCGGATCTACGGGGGACAGACCTCCGCAACTGCAACCTCGTAGACGCGGATCTGCGAGGAGCCAATATGCAGGGAGCCAATATTGAGGGGGCAATCATGGATGATGCTTTGCTGTCGGGAGCAACCTTACCTGACGGAACAGTTTGTCCTTAA
- a CDS encoding isocitrate/isopropylmalate dehydrogenase family protein: protein MSKYRVTLIRGDGIGPEVAEATRLVLDATGIDFEWIVVDAGVDVMEKYGTPLPDEVLEAVRHSDAAIKGPITTPVGTGFRSVNVALRLALDLYANLRPARSLPGVRSRYSDVDLIVVRENTEDLYSGIEFERGSAEALELIEVLSRLSGRRIRESAGISIKPITPEASSRIVQFAFEYARKNGRKKVTAVHKANIMKHTDGLFLEVARQVAGGYPDIEFEDRIVDNMCMQLVQKPELYDVLVLPNLYGDIVSDLTAGLVGGLGVAPGANIGANGAVFEAIHGSAPRYAGQNKVNPCALILSGALLLRYLGELAAAVRVEEAVAAVIAEGQAVTYDLAPAGVKPVGTRQMAEAIAAKV, encoded by the coding sequence GTGTCCAAGTATCGTGTCACACTCATTCGCGGCGACGGTATCGGCCCGGAGGTGGCGGAGGCTACCCGTCTGGTCCTCGACGCCACCGGCATCGACTTTGAGTGGATTGTGGTGGATGCCGGCGTCGATGTCATGGAGAAGTACGGCACGCCGCTGCCGGATGAAGTGCTGGAAGCGGTGCGCCATAGCGACGCCGCGATCAAGGGGCCCATCACCACGCCGGTCGGTACCGGCTTTCGCTCGGTCAACGTCGCCCTGCGCCTGGCGCTCGATCTTTACGCCAATCTCCGGCCCGCCCGCTCGCTGCCGGGGGTGCGCTCGCGCTACAGCGACGTGGATCTGATCGTCGTGCGCGAAAACACCGAAGACCTCTACAGCGGCATCGAATTCGAGCGGGGCAGCGCCGAGGCGCTGGAACTCATCGAAGTGCTCAGCCGCCTCAGTGGCCGCCGCATCCGCGAGAGCGCCGGCATTTCGATTAAACCGATTACCCCCGAGGCGAGTAGCCGCATCGTCCAGTTCGCCTTCGAGTACGCCCGCAAAAATGGGCGCAAGAAAGTAACCGCCGTCCACAAGGCCAACATCATGAAGCACACCGATGGGCTGTTTCTGGAGGTGGCGCGCCAGGTGGCAGGCGGCTACCCGGATATCGAATTTGAAGATCGCATCGTCGATAACATGTGCATGCAACTGGTCCAGAAACCGGAACTGTACGACGTGCTGGTGCTTCCAAATCTCTACGGCGACATCGTTTCGGATCTGACTGCCGGGCTGGTGGGCGGGCTCGGGGTCGCGCCGGGGGCAAATATCGGGGCAAACGGCGCGGTCTTCGAGGCGATTCACGGCTCTGCTCCCCGCTACGCCGGGCAAAACAAGGTCAACCCCTGCGCGCTCATCTTGAGCGGCGCGCTGCTGTTGCGCTATCTGGGCGAACTGGCGGCGGCGGTGCGCGTCGAAGAGGCGGTGGCGGCAGTGATCGCCGAAGGCCAGGCGGTCACCTACGACCTGGCCCCTGCCGGGGTCAAGCCCGTGGGAACCCGCCAGATGGCGGAGGCAATTGCCGCAAAGGTCTAA
- a CDS encoding TIGR03032 family protein, with protein MNQSDTSARLEFSPSRQFPNWLAEHCLSLAFTTYQAGKLFLVGLQPDGRLSLFERTLNRCLGLWSDAQSLYLSTLYQLWKFENLLESAQTHDGYDRCFVPRVGWVTGDLDAHDLALDATGRPVFVNTLFSCLATVSETHSFAPLWQPPFISRLAAEDRCHLNGLAMQDGRPAWVTAISQTNIADGWREQRRSGGCVVEVASGEVVLGGLSMPHSPRWYRERLWLHNSGSGEFGYADIEAGRFVPVAFCPGYLRGLAFWGDFAVAGLSKPRRDRAFAGLALQERLEREGVGARCGLVVIDLKRGDVVHWLRIEGEVIEELYDVSVLPGVRRPMAIGFVSDEVRRMLSVDGPQSL; from the coding sequence ATGAACCAATCCGATACCTCCGCCCGCCTGGAGTTTTCTCCCTCCCGCCAGTTCCCCAACTGGCTGGCCGAACATTGCCTCTCCCTTGCCTTTACCACCTATCAGGCGGGCAAACTCTTCCTCGTCGGACTCCAGCCGGACGGTCGGCTCTCGCTGTTCGAGCGCACCCTCAACCGCTGTCTGGGACTGTGGAGCGATGCCCAGAGCCTGTACTTGAGCACCCTCTACCAGCTCTGGAAATTTGAGAATCTCCTCGAATCTGCTCAGACCCACGACGGCTACGATCGCTGCTTTGTCCCCCGCGTCGGCTGGGTGACTGGCGACCTCGACGCTCACGATCTGGCCCTCGATGCCACGGGCCGCCCTGTCTTTGTCAACACCCTCTTCTCCTGTCTGGCTACTGTCAGCGAGACCCACAGCTTCGCTCCCCTCTGGCAGCCGCCGTTTATCAGCCGCCTGGCCGCTGAGGACCGCTGCCACCTCAACGGCCTGGCGATGCAGGACGGTCGGCCTGCCTGGGTAACGGCGATTTCCCAGACCAACATTGCCGACGGCTGGCGTGAACAAAGAAGAAGCGGCGGGTGCGTGGTAGAAGTCGCAAGCGGTGAAGTCGTGCTGGGCGGTCTGTCGATGCCCCACTCGCCGCGCTGGTACCGGGAACGGCTGTGGTTGCACAATTCGGGCAGCGGTGAATTTGGCTACGCAGATATCGAGGCAGGCCGGTTTGTGCCGGTGGCGTTTTGTCCGGGCTACCTGCGGGGACTTGCTTTTTGGGGAGATTTTGCGGTGGCGGGGCTCTCGAAGCCACGGCGGGACCGGGCTTTTGCAGGGCTTGCACTGCAGGAACGGTTGGAGCGCGAAGGCGTAGGCGCACGCTGCGGGCTGGTGGTGATCGACCTCAAGCGGGGAGACGTGGTGCATTGGCTGCGCATCGAGGGAGAAGTGATCGAAGAGTTGTACGACGTATCGGTGCTGCCCGGAGTGAGGCGGCCAATGGCGATCGGCTTTGTCAGCGACGAGGTGCGGCGGATGCTCTCGGTGGATGGGCCGCAATCGCTCTGA